The nucleotide sequence CCGCCCGGAGAGTTCATGGTGAAGTAGATGCCGGGTTCGATCACGCAGGCGGCGACCAGCGCCATGATCGCCACGAAGCTCTCCATCAGCATGCCGCCGTAGCCGATGAAGCGCGTGTCGAGCTCGTTGTCGACGAGCTTCGGGGTCGTGCCCGACGAGATCAAAGCGTGGAAGCCCGAGACCGCGCCGCAGGCGATGGTGATGAACAGGAACGGGAACAGGGAGCCGGCCCAGACCGGGCCGGTGCCGTCCACGAATTTCGTCATCGCCGGCATCTGCATGTGCGGCGCCACGAAGACGATGCCGATGGCCAGACCGACGATGGTGCCGATCTTGAGGAAGGTCGAGAGGTAGTCGCGCGGGGCGAGCAGCAGCCAGACCGGGAGGATGGCGGCGACGAAGCCGTAGCCGATCAGCATCCAGGTGAGCTGCACGCCGGTGAAGGTGAAGGCCGGGCCCCAGTACGGGTCGGCGGCGATCTGGCCGCCGTAGACGATCGCGGCCATGAGCAGGACGAAGCCGATGATCGAGACTTCGCCGACTTTACCCGGCCGGACGTAGCGAGCGTAGAGGCCCATCAGCAGGGCGATCGGGATCGTCGCGCCGACGGTGAAGGTGCCCCAGGGGCTCTCGGCCAGCGCCTTGACCACCACCATCGCCAGCACGGCGAGCAGGATGACCATGATCATGAAGGTGCCGAACAGGGCGATGACGCCGGGGATCACTCCGAGTTCGGCCCGGATCAGCTCGCCGAGCGAGCGCCCGTCGCGGCGCATCGAGATGAACAGGATCATGAAATCCTGCACCGCGCCCGCGAGCACGACGCCGGCGAGGATCCAGAGCATGCCGGGCAGGTAGCCCATCTGCGCCGCGAGCACGGGGCCGACCAACGGACCGGCACCGGCGATCGCCGCGAAGTGGTGACCGAACAGGACCGACTTGTTGGTGGGGACGTAGTCCAGGCCGTCGTTGTGGCGATGGGCCGGGGTCTCGCGCTTCGGATCGAGGCGCATGACGTTGTTGGCGATGTAGAGGGAATAGTAGCGGTAGGCGATGAGGTAGACGCAGACCGCCGCGACCACGACCCACAGGGCGTTGATCGATTCCCCGCGCTCTATGGCGACCACGGCCAATGCGGCGGTACCCAATGCCCCGACGAGGGCCCAAGGCCCATGCTTCTGTATTGCGCCCATGCGACGCCTCGCTCCGTCATTGGCCGCATTCTTGATGCAGGCGGCCTTACGCGGTTCTGTTTGGCGCAATTTTTCCGGTGAGACCAGTTGCCGGAAATACACAGGTCCGCGTTCCCCCGTATGGGGAGTGACATCTTCCGGTTCGCGTTACCTCGCTGGCAGAACGTGAGTCGTGCGCCTGTGAGCCCGCACGACGATGTTTCGCCGGAATTTCTACGAGCCTCCGTGACCCGCCTGTTGGGCCGTGCCGGTCGCGTCACACCGGGCGCGTCATATCAAATCCGGTTGGTCCCTTCGGGATGGCGGGTTTGGCCGTCGCTCAAGCGCCGCGCGGGCTTGCTGCTACGCTCCTCGCTCCGATCGAGCGAAGACCGTATCAGTCGAGAACGATGACCCGGTTGGGAAGCTGGTTGTCCGCGTCACGGCCGGGCAACTCGGCTTCGAGCACCGCTCCGACCCGCTCCACCGCCGCGACGAGACCCTCGCCGAGCGCGCCGCGTCCGGCAGCGGCGAGCAGATCCGAGACGATGGCGTGCCACTTCGCCTCCTCGATACGCGCACGCACGCCCCGGTCGGCGACGATCTCGGCGTAGCGCTCGGCCAGCGCCACGTAGACCAGCACGCCGGTGCGCCCCCGCGTTCCGGTGAGGCCATGGGCGAAGAACTCGCGACGTGCGGCGGCGTGCGCCCGCTCGCGGCGCCAGCGCCGCGGTGTCAGCGCGACGCGCAGGTCCTCGTTGAGGGTCAGCAGGAGGCTCGCGAGCACGCAGGCCGCCTGGACGAGCGCGATTTCCCCCGCGCCGAGATCGGTGAGCAGGATCAGCGGCCAAGGCAGGGCGAGGGCGATCGCCAGCGCCAGAGCGAGGCCGGGGGAGCGGTAGAGCCCGGCGCGGGCGGCCACGAGCACGACGATCTCGCCCGCGGTGCCGGCCTCGGCCCGTCCGATCGCCGCAGCGATCCGCTCGCGCGCGGCCGTATCGAGGATCGTCGCGCTACCAGTCACCGGATGCTCCTCCGCCGCCGAACGAGCCGCCACCGCCGGAAAAGCCGCCGCTATCGGAGAAGCCGCCGCTCCATCCGCCGGACGGCCCGGGGATGACCACGAAGCCGCCGCCGCGGCCTCCGCGCCCGCCCCCGCTCATCCGCGACAGCACGATGACGAGGGCGATGATGACGATGATCCAGAAGATCACCGTGACCGGATCGACCGCGTCCGCTCGCACCGGCGCCCGGCGCTGCCACTCGTCGGCATCGCCGGCGAGGATCGGCAGGATGGCATCCACCCCCGCCTCGACCCCGCCCGAAAAGTCGCCCTGGCGGAAGCGGGGCGTGATCGCCGAGGTGATGATGGTCTTCGACAGCGCGTCGGTCAGCGCCCCTTCGAGGCCGTAGCCGACCTCGATCCGGACCTTGCGCTCCTTCGGTGCCACCAGAAGGAGCACGCCGTTATTGGTCTTCTTCTGGCCGATGCCCCAGTTCCGCGCGAGGCGGTTGGCATAGTCCTCGATCGTGAGATCCTGGAGGCTCGGCACGGTGGCAACGACGAGCTGGTCGCCGGTCTTGTCCTCGTGCGCCTTGATCTTGCCGTCGATCCGCGTCCGCGCCTCCGGCGAGAGGATCGCGGCCGCATCCACGACCCGCCCGGTGAGCTTGGGAAAATCGGGCTCGGCCGCCGCGGCGAGCCCGGCGAGGACAGCCCAGATCAGACATGCGAGCCACAGGGCCGGCAGCAGGCCGGTCGCGGAACGCCGAGCGGTCCAATCGGGGCGCGTCATCGACAGGATGCCTCGCGCGGGCGTGCGGGAGCATCGTCCCGAAAGGTGGTCACCGGCTTTCCGACAATGACGATGCAACGTCGACGCTCTAGAACTTCACGTTCGGCGCGCGCTCCGCGCCCGGCGTCGAAGTGAAAGTCTCCATCGGCTTTGCCTCGGGGTAGAACCACGAAGCGATCCAGCGGCCGGGAATGGTGCGGATCTCGGTGTTGTAGGCCTGCACCGCCTGGATATAGTCGCGCCGCGCCACGGCGATGCGGTTCTCCGTGCCCTCGAGCTGCGACTGCAGGGCCAGGAAGTTCTGGTTGGACTTGAGATCCGGATAGGCCTCGACCGAAGCGAGCAATCGCCCGAGCGCGCCGGAGAGCTGGTTCTGGGCGTCCTGGA is from Methylorubrum sp. B1-46 and encodes:
- a CDS encoding carbon starvation CstA family protein: MGAIQKHGPWALVGALGTAALAVVAIERGESINALWVVVAAVCVYLIAYRYYSLYIANNVMRLDPKRETPAHRHNDGLDYVPTNKSVLFGHHFAAIAGAGPLVGPVLAAQMGYLPGMLWILAGVVLAGAVQDFMILFISMRRDGRSLGELIRAELGVIPGVIALFGTFMIMVILLAVLAMVVVKALAESPWGTFTVGATIPIALLMGLYARYVRPGKVGEVSIIGFVLLMAAIVYGGQIAADPYWGPAFTFTGVQLTWMLIGYGFVAAILPVWLLLAPRDYLSTFLKIGTIVGLAIGIVFVAPHMQMPAMTKFVDGTGPVWAGSLFPFLFITIACGAVSGFHALISSGTTPKLVDNELDTRFIGYGGMLMESFVAIMALVAACVIEPGIYFTMNSPGGLVGTTPESAAAAVTALGFPIGADVIAQTAKDVGEHSIISRTGGAPTLAVGMAHIISSAIGGKTMMAFWYHFAILFEALFILTAVDAGTRAGRFMLQDLLGLISPTFKDTASWGPSVVATALCVGAWGFFLHQGVTDPLGGIYTLWPLFGISNQMLAAVALTLATVVIFKMKRERYAFVTIIPTVWLCICTLTAGWQKIFSPDPKIGFLSHADRFAKAIAEGKVLAPAKSMDDMHKIVFNDRIDAALAVMFVGLVVAIVVFGVMACIKAYRADRWTALEADPKLAPAE
- a CDS encoding TPM domain-containing protein, which codes for MTGSATILDTAARERIAAAIGRAEAGTAGEIVVLVAARAGLYRSPGLALALAIALALPWPLILLTDLGAGEIALVQAACVLASLLLTLNEDLRVALTPRRWRRERAHAAARREFFAHGLTGTRGRTGVLVYVALAERYAEIVADRGVRARIEEAKWHAIVSDLLAAAGRGALGEGLVAAVERVGAVLEAELPGRDADNQLPNRVIVLD
- a CDS encoding YgcG family protein, with product MTRPDWTARRSATGLLPALWLACLIWAVLAGLAAAAEPDFPKLTGRVVDAAAILSPEARTRIDGKIKAHEDKTGDQLVVATVPSLQDLTIEDYANRLARNWGIGQKKTNNGVLLLVAPKERKVRIEVGYGLEGALTDALSKTIITSAITPRFRQGDFSGGVEAGVDAILPILAGDADEWQRRAPVRADAVDPVTVIFWIIVIIALVIVLSRMSGGGRGGRGGGFVVIPGPSGGWSGGFSDSGGFSGGGGSFGGGGASGDW